The Castor canadensis chromosome 8, mCasCan1.hap1v2, whole genome shotgun sequence genome contains a region encoding:
- the LOC109698943 gene encoding ribonuclease P protein subunit p40 isoform X3, with translation MRNILKLVFLKVSFFIPECGVLPKELKSLVMETGPYYFVKNLPLHELITQEFINTFVKKGSCYALTYNTNIDEDNTVALLPNGKLILSLDKDTYEEAGLQGRPSRYSGKKAMKFIVSIDLMDLSSNPDSKKYERVSWSFKEKKPLKFDFLLAWHRTGTEESTMMSYFSKYQIQEHWPKVALSTVRDVQCPVLQSSELGGQPETSCSAPELFDWLGAVFCNADLNNEPNNFISTYCCPQPSTVVATAYLCTITGFILPEKIGVLLEQLSHYFDEPKLAPWATLSVQGFADSPVSWRENEHGFHRGGEHLYNFVIFNNQDYWLQMAVGAHDDCPP, from the exons gtttcatttttcattcctGAATGTGGGGTGCTACCGAAAGAACTGAAAAGCCTGGTCATGGAAACTGGACCCTATTACTTTGTGAAGAATTTGCCTCTTCATGAATTAATAACACAGGAGTTCATCAACACCTTTGTaaagaaag GCTCGTGCTATGCACTCACATACAATACCAATATTGATGAGGATAACACTGTTGCCCTGCTACCAAATG GGAAGTTAATTTTATCTCTGGATAAAGACACTTATGAAGAAGCTGGACTTCAAGGTCGTCCATCTCGGTATTCTGGCAAAAAAGCCATGAAGTTTA ttgtttccATTGATTTGATGGATTTATCCTCTAACCCGGATTCTAAGAAGTATGAAAGAGTATCTTGGTCCTtcaaagaaaagaagccattgaaatttgattttcttttggcgTGGCATCGTACAG GTACAGAAGAATCAACGATGATGTCATACTTCTCCAAATACCAGATTCAGGAGCACTGGCCAAAAGTAGCCCTGAGTACAGTGAGAGATGTGCAGTGCCCAGTGCTGCAGAGCAGTGAGCTCGGGGGACAGCCAGAGACATCCTGCAGCGCCCCGGAGCTCTTCGACTGGCTGGGTGCTGTCTTCTGTAATGCCGACTT AAATAACGAGCCTAATAATTTCATATCAACCTATTGCTGTCCTCAGCCGAGCACAGTGGTGGCCACAGCTTACTTGTGTACAATCACTGGCTTCATACTTCCGGAGAAGATTGGTGTCCTCCTGGAACAACTGAG tcaCTACTTTGATGAACCAAAGTTGGCTCCGTGGGCTACCTTGTCAGTTCAAGGCTTTGCAGACAGCCCTGTTTCCTGGAGGGAGAATGAACATGGTTTTCACAGAGGAGGAGAACATTTGTACAACTTCGTGATTTTTAATAACCAGGACTATTGGCTTCAGATGGCTGTTGGAGCACATGATGACTGTCCACCATGA
- the LOC109698943 gene encoding ribonuclease P protein subunit p40 isoform X1 has product MATLRRLRETPRHLLVCEKSNFGHDKSRHRHLVETHYHNYRVSFFIPECGVLPKELKSLVMETGPYYFVKNLPLHELITQEFINTFVKKGSCYALTYNTNIDEDNTVALLPNGKLILSLDKDTYEEAGLQGRPSRYSGKKAMKFIVSIDLMDLSSNPDSKKYERVSWSFKEKKPLKFDFLLAWHRTGTEESTMMSYFSKYQIQEHWPKVALSTVRDVQCPVLQSSELGGQPETSCSAPELFDWLGAVFCNADLNNEPNNFISTYCCPQPSTVVATAYLCTITGFILPEKIGVLLEQLSHYFDEPKLAPWATLSVQGFADSPVSWRENEHGFHRGGEHLYNFVIFNNQDYWLQMAVGAHDDCPP; this is encoded by the exons ATGGCCACGCTGCGCAGACTGCGAGAGACGCCTCGGCACTTACTGGTCTGCGAGAAATCCAACTTCGGCCACGACAAGTCGCGCCACCGGCATCTTGTGGAGACGCACTATCATAACTACCGG gtttcatttttcattcctGAATGTGGGGTGCTACCGAAAGAACTGAAAAGCCTGGTCATGGAAACTGGACCCTATTACTTTGTGAAGAATTTGCCTCTTCATGAATTAATAACACAGGAGTTCATCAACACCTTTGTaaagaaag GCTCGTGCTATGCACTCACATACAATACCAATATTGATGAGGATAACACTGTTGCCCTGCTACCAAATG GGAAGTTAATTTTATCTCTGGATAAAGACACTTATGAAGAAGCTGGACTTCAAGGTCGTCCATCTCGGTATTCTGGCAAAAAAGCCATGAAGTTTA ttgtttccATTGATTTGATGGATTTATCCTCTAACCCGGATTCTAAGAAGTATGAAAGAGTATCTTGGTCCTtcaaagaaaagaagccattgaaatttgattttcttttggcgTGGCATCGTACAG GTACAGAAGAATCAACGATGATGTCATACTTCTCCAAATACCAGATTCAGGAGCACTGGCCAAAAGTAGCCCTGAGTACAGTGAGAGATGTGCAGTGCCCAGTGCTGCAGAGCAGTGAGCTCGGGGGACAGCCAGAGACATCCTGCAGCGCCCCGGAGCTCTTCGACTGGCTGGGTGCTGTCTTCTGTAATGCCGACTT AAATAACGAGCCTAATAATTTCATATCAACCTATTGCTGTCCTCAGCCGAGCACAGTGGTGGCCACAGCTTACTTGTGTACAATCACTGGCTTCATACTTCCGGAGAAGATTGGTGTCCTCCTGGAACAACTGAG tcaCTACTTTGATGAACCAAAGTTGGCTCCGTGGGCTACCTTGTCAGTTCAAGGCTTTGCAGACAGCCCTGTTTCCTGGAGGGAGAATGAACATGGTTTTCACAGAGGAGGAGAACATTTGTACAACTTCGTGATTTTTAATAACCAGGACTATTGGCTTCAGATGGCTGTTGGAGCACATGATGACTGTCCACCATGA
- the LOC109698943 gene encoding ribonuclease P protein subunit p40 isoform X4 — protein sequence MATLRRLRETPRHLLVCEKSNFGHDKSRHRHLVETHYHNYRVSFFIPECGVLPKELKSLVMETGPYYFVKNLPLHELITQEFINTFVKKGSCYALTYNTNIDEDNTVALLPNDSKKYERVSWSFKEKKPLKFDFLLAWHRTGTEESTMMSYFSKYQIQEHWPKVALSTVRDVQCPVLQSSELGGQPETSCSAPELFDWLGAVFCNADLNNEPNNFISTYCCPQPSTVVATAYLCTITGFILPEKIGVLLEQLSHYFDEPKLAPWATLSVQGFADSPVSWRENEHGFHRGGEHLYNFVIFNNQDYWLQMAVGAHDDCPP from the exons ATGGCCACGCTGCGCAGACTGCGAGAGACGCCTCGGCACTTACTGGTCTGCGAGAAATCCAACTTCGGCCACGACAAGTCGCGCCACCGGCATCTTGTGGAGACGCACTATCATAACTACCGG gtttcatttttcattcctGAATGTGGGGTGCTACCGAAAGAACTGAAAAGCCTGGTCATGGAAACTGGACCCTATTACTTTGTGAAGAATTTGCCTCTTCATGAATTAATAACACAGGAGTTCATCAACACCTTTGTaaagaaag GCTCGTGCTATGCACTCACATACAATACCAATATTGATGAGGATAACACTGTTGCCCTGCTACCAAAT GATTCTAAGAAGTATGAAAGAGTATCTTGGTCCTtcaaagaaaagaagccattgaaatttgattttcttttggcgTGGCATCGTACAG GTACAGAAGAATCAACGATGATGTCATACTTCTCCAAATACCAGATTCAGGAGCACTGGCCAAAAGTAGCCCTGAGTACAGTGAGAGATGTGCAGTGCCCAGTGCTGCAGAGCAGTGAGCTCGGGGGACAGCCAGAGACATCCTGCAGCGCCCCGGAGCTCTTCGACTGGCTGGGTGCTGTCTTCTGTAATGCCGACTT AAATAACGAGCCTAATAATTTCATATCAACCTATTGCTGTCCTCAGCCGAGCACAGTGGTGGCCACAGCTTACTTGTGTACAATCACTGGCTTCATACTTCCGGAGAAGATTGGTGTCCTCCTGGAACAACTGAG tcaCTACTTTGATGAACCAAAGTTGGCTCCGTGGGCTACCTTGTCAGTTCAAGGCTTTGCAGACAGCCCTGTTTCCTGGAGGGAGAATGAACATGGTTTTCACAGAGGAGGAGAACATTTGTACAACTTCGTGATTTTTAATAACCAGGACTATTGGCTTCAGATGGCTGTTGGAGCACATGATGACTGTCCACCATGA
- the LOC109698943 gene encoding ribonuclease P protein subunit p40 isoform X2 has translation MCWSFRRGSLKLPALGPHLNLLGLTALVWLASASQEVSFFIPECGVLPKELKSLVMETGPYYFVKNLPLHELITQEFINTFVKKGSCYALTYNTNIDEDNTVALLPNGKLILSLDKDTYEEAGLQGRPSRYSGKKAMKFIVSIDLMDLSSNPDSKKYERVSWSFKEKKPLKFDFLLAWHRTGTEESTMMSYFSKYQIQEHWPKVALSTVRDVQCPVLQSSELGGQPETSCSAPELFDWLGAVFCNADLNNEPNNFISTYCCPQPSTVVATAYLCTITGFILPEKIGVLLEQLSHYFDEPKLAPWATLSVQGFADSPVSWRENEHGFHRGGEHLYNFVIFNNQDYWLQMAVGAHDDCPP, from the exons ATGTGTTGGAGCTTCAGGAGAGGGTCTTTGAAGCTGCCAGCCCTTGGGCCGCATTTGAATCTGCTCGGTTTGACAGCTCTGGTTTGGTTGGCAAGCGCATCCCAGGAG gtttcatttttcattcctGAATGTGGGGTGCTACCGAAAGAACTGAAAAGCCTGGTCATGGAAACTGGACCCTATTACTTTGTGAAGAATTTGCCTCTTCATGAATTAATAACACAGGAGTTCATCAACACCTTTGTaaagaaag GCTCGTGCTATGCACTCACATACAATACCAATATTGATGAGGATAACACTGTTGCCCTGCTACCAAATG GGAAGTTAATTTTATCTCTGGATAAAGACACTTATGAAGAAGCTGGACTTCAAGGTCGTCCATCTCGGTATTCTGGCAAAAAAGCCATGAAGTTTA ttgtttccATTGATTTGATGGATTTATCCTCTAACCCGGATTCTAAGAAGTATGAAAGAGTATCTTGGTCCTtcaaagaaaagaagccattgaaatttgattttcttttggcgTGGCATCGTACAG GTACAGAAGAATCAACGATGATGTCATACTTCTCCAAATACCAGATTCAGGAGCACTGGCCAAAAGTAGCCCTGAGTACAGTGAGAGATGTGCAGTGCCCAGTGCTGCAGAGCAGTGAGCTCGGGGGACAGCCAGAGACATCCTGCAGCGCCCCGGAGCTCTTCGACTGGCTGGGTGCTGTCTTCTGTAATGCCGACTT AAATAACGAGCCTAATAATTTCATATCAACCTATTGCTGTCCTCAGCCGAGCACAGTGGTGGCCACAGCTTACTTGTGTACAATCACTGGCTTCATACTTCCGGAGAAGATTGGTGTCCTCCTGGAACAACTGAG tcaCTACTTTGATGAACCAAAGTTGGCTCCGTGGGCTACCTTGTCAGTTCAAGGCTTTGCAGACAGCCCTGTTTCCTGGAGGGAGAATGAACATGGTTTTCACAGAGGAGGAGAACATTTGTACAACTTCGTGATTTTTAATAACCAGGACTATTGGCTTCAGATGGCTGTTGGAGCACATGATGACTGTCCACCATGA